In Longimicrobium sp., one DNA window encodes the following:
- a CDS encoding O-antigen ligase family protein translates to MSTSASARKPFGRMVPSDEQGRPADASPAQRLALRVMQAACVLVVLAAATYKSFELDRFFIPKELTLNLAALLVAVLCLGAARRAQPGRVDLLLIGFLVLSAASAALAQNPWNGVRALAVSASGVAMFWAARSVARAGLSRPLLVAIAAAVVLGAGMSLAQTYGVRTDFFSINRAPGGTLGNRNFVAHLCAFGLPVLFLCALRAYRLLGTILGALGVAMVSGALVLTRSRAAWLGVAAVLAVFLVGWLLVPHARRSLRHWSRLMLLLLCAAGGAVAVVTLPNTLHWASDNPYAETAHGLVNAREGSGRGRLLQWKNTLRMAAAHPLLGVGPGNWPVHYPEYAPRSDPSMNDNEPGMTSNPWPSSDWVAFIAERGPLAAGMLVLAFVALAIAALHRMRAARDADEGLAALALAAMVAGAVVVGAFDAVLLLALPSLLVWTALGALSATEPGRWDVRVPVPVRGLGMLLAVAVFGIFTVKSAAQLMAMGVYDGASTVGGLRQAASLDPGSYRIQLKLARSGAGCDVRRAAAEAAHSLFPQASAPKGLRSSCGGRRRRRR, encoded by the coding sequence ATGTCCACCTCCGCATCAGCCCGCAAGCCGTTCGGCCGCATGGTTCCCTCCGACGAGCAGGGGCGCCCCGCCGACGCATCGCCCGCGCAACGGCTGGCGCTGCGGGTGATGCAGGCCGCCTGCGTCCTCGTCGTTCTGGCGGCGGCCACGTACAAGAGCTTCGAGCTGGACCGCTTCTTCATCCCCAAGGAGCTCACGCTGAACCTGGCGGCGCTGCTGGTGGCGGTGCTCTGCCTGGGCGCCGCGCGGCGCGCGCAGCCGGGCCGCGTGGACCTGCTGCTGATCGGCTTCCTGGTGCTGAGCGCCGCCTCGGCCGCGCTGGCGCAGAACCCGTGGAACGGCGTGCGCGCGCTGGCCGTGAGCGCCAGCGGGGTGGCCATGTTCTGGGCCGCGCGCTCGGTGGCCCGCGCCGGGCTGTCTCGCCCGCTGCTGGTGGCCATCGCCGCGGCCGTCGTCCTCGGGGCGGGGATGTCGCTGGCGCAGACGTACGGCGTGCGGACCGACTTCTTCTCCATCAACCGCGCGCCCGGCGGCACACTGGGGAACCGCAACTTCGTGGCGCACCTCTGCGCCTTCGGGCTCCCCGTCCTCTTCCTCTGCGCGCTGCGCGCCTACCGCCTGCTGGGCACCATCCTGGGCGCGCTGGGCGTGGCGATGGTGAGCGGCGCGCTGGTGCTCACCCGCTCGCGCGCGGCGTGGCTGGGCGTGGCCGCGGTGCTCGCCGTGTTCCTGGTCGGCTGGCTGCTGGTGCCGCACGCGCGCCGCAGCCTGCGCCACTGGTCGCGGCTGATGCTGCTCCTGCTCTGCGCGGCGGGCGGCGCGGTGGCCGTCGTCACCCTTCCCAATACGCTGCACTGGGCCAGCGACAACCCGTACGCCGAGACCGCGCACGGGCTGGTGAACGCCAGGGAGGGAAGCGGGCGCGGGCGGCTGCTGCAATGGAAGAACACGCTGCGGATGGCGGCGGCGCACCCGCTCCTGGGCGTCGGCCCCGGCAACTGGCCCGTGCACTACCCCGAGTACGCGCCCCGCAGCGACCCGTCGATGAACGACAACGAGCCGGGGATGACGAGCAACCCCTGGCCCAGCAGCGACTGGGTGGCCTTCATCGCCGAGCGCGGGCCCCTGGCCGCGGGGATGCTGGTGCTGGCGTTCGTCGCGCTGGCCATCGCCGCGCTGCACCGCATGCGCGCCGCGCGCGACGCCGACGAAGGCTTGGCCGCGCTTGCGCTGGCGGCGATGGTGGCCGGCGCCGTGGTGGTCGGCGCCTTCGACGCGGTGCTGCTCCTGGCGCTCCCCTCGCTGCTCGTGTGGACGGCGCTGGGCGCGCTCTCGGCCACCGAGCCGGGGCGGTGGGACGTGCGCGTGCCGGTGCCGGTCCGGGGGTTGGGGATGCTGCTCGCCGTCGCCGTCTTCGGCATCTTCACCGTGAAGAGCGCCGCGCAGCTGATGGCGATGGGCGTGTATGACGGCGCCAGCACGGTCGGCGGGCTGCGGCAGGCCGCGTCGCTCGATCCGGGGAGCTACCGCATCCAGCTGAAGCTGGCCCGCAGCGGCGCCGGCTGCGACGTCCGCCGCGCCGCCGCCGAGGCCGCGCACTCGCTCTTCCCCCAGGCCAGCGCCCCCAAGGGCCTCCGCTCCAGCTGCGGCGGGAGACGACGGAGAAGGCGGTGA
- a CDS encoding prolipoprotein diacylglyceryl transferase, which yields MHFPVLIHLGPLTVPPHQVLEALGCFLAFRLYLTLRRRGGDPLPAERRLVLLAAATVGAALGSKLLALAWNPAPVLAHPDLRVLMAGKTIVGGLLGGLLAVELAKKWVGETTPTGDLYVFPLIVGVGVGRVGCFLTGLADDTYGVATRLPWGIDFGDGIARHPTQLYEIAFLAALAGVLAWRARRPYPRGDLFKAFMAAYLAWRFAVDFIKPAHVTLLGMTPIQLACLGGLIWYAPHLPRLLGFARRSASPSPSSPSPEPSAGRA from the coding sequence ATGCACTTTCCCGTCCTGATCCATCTCGGGCCGCTGACCGTTCCGCCGCACCAGGTGCTGGAGGCGCTGGGGTGCTTCCTCGCGTTCCGCCTGTATCTCACCCTTCGTCGCCGCGGCGGCGATCCGCTGCCGGCCGAGCGGCGGCTGGTGCTGCTGGCGGCGGCGACCGTGGGCGCGGCGCTGGGGTCCAAGCTGCTGGCGCTGGCGTGGAACCCCGCGCCCGTGCTCGCGCATCCCGACCTGCGCGTGCTGATGGCGGGGAAGACGATCGTCGGCGGGTTGCTGGGCGGGCTGCTCGCCGTGGAGCTGGCGAAGAAGTGGGTCGGTGAAACCACGCCGACCGGAGACCTGTACGTATTTCCGTTGATCGTGGGCGTCGGGGTCGGCCGCGTCGGCTGCTTCCTGACCGGGCTGGCGGACGACACCTACGGCGTGGCCACGCGCCTGCCGTGGGGGATCGATTTCGGCGACGGCATCGCCCGGCACCCCACGCAGCTGTACGAGATCGCCTTCCTGGCGGCGCTGGCGGGCGTGCTGGCGTGGCGCGCGCGGCGGCCGTACCCGCGCGGCGACCTGTTCAAGGCGTTCATGGCCGCGTACCTCGCCTGGCGCTTCGCGGTCGACTTCATCAAGCCGGCGCACGTCACCCTGCTGGGGATGACGCCGATCCAGCTGGCGTGCCTCGGGGGATTGATCTGGTACGCCCCGCATCTCCCGCGGCTGCTGGGGTTCGCGCGCCGGTCCGCATCTCCATCCCCCTCGTCTCCATCTCCCGAACCCTCCGCGGGACGCGCATGA
- a CDS encoding radical SAM protein, whose translation MSDKVRPYLYYDVALALCSRCLRKVEGKILFADGRVILEKRCPEHGRERVLVADDVEYYKRSREVFIKPPEQPNHNQTPIRYGCPYDCGLCPDHEQHSCLALIEVTDACNLKCPVCYAESGPHRPDFRPLELIERMMDALVASETQPDVVQISGGEPTLHPHFFEILEAARARPIKHLMVNTNGLKIAEDREFVRRMAEHKQNFEIYLQFDSFRREALMELRGADLRRIRRKALEHLNEFGISTTLVVTLKKGLNDDEVGEIIRFALEQPCVRGVTFQPVQAAGRLEDFDPATDRLTLTEVRRAIYEQSGVFRAEDVVPVPCHPDCLAMAYALKLGGRVLPLTGMIDPQILIEGGSNTIVFEQDPGLRQALFRAFSTNHSPESGAASLRELLCCLPTVQVPDGFGYANVFRVLVVQFMDAYSMDIRSVKKSCIHIVHPDGRLIPFDTYNLFYRDGREQHWKPRLADPWAERGRLPLLQTHGGVA comes from the coding sequence ATGAGCGACAAGGTAAGGCCGTACCTGTACTACGACGTGGCGCTGGCCCTCTGCTCGCGGTGCCTGCGCAAGGTGGAGGGAAAGATCCTCTTCGCGGACGGCAGGGTGATCCTGGAGAAGCGCTGCCCCGAGCACGGCCGCGAGCGCGTGCTGGTGGCCGACGACGTGGAGTACTACAAGCGCAGCCGCGAGGTCTTCATCAAGCCGCCCGAGCAGCCCAACCACAACCAGACGCCGATCCGCTACGGCTGCCCGTACGACTGCGGGCTCTGCCCCGACCACGAGCAGCACTCGTGTCTCGCGCTGATCGAGGTCACCGACGCGTGCAACCTGAAGTGCCCGGTGTGCTACGCCGAGAGCGGCCCGCACCGCCCCGACTTCCGCCCGCTGGAGCTGATCGAGCGGATGATGGACGCGCTGGTGGCCAGCGAGACGCAGCCCGACGTGGTGCAGATCTCCGGCGGCGAGCCCACGCTGCACCCGCACTTCTTCGAGATCCTGGAGGCCGCGCGCGCCCGCCCCATCAAGCACCTGATGGTGAACACCAACGGGCTGAAGATCGCCGAGGACCGCGAGTTCGTGCGCCGGATGGCGGAGCACAAGCAGAACTTCGAGATCTACCTGCAGTTCGATTCGTTCCGCCGCGAGGCGCTGATGGAGCTGCGCGGCGCCGACCTGCGCCGCATCCGCCGCAAGGCGCTGGAGCACCTGAACGAGTTCGGCATCTCCACCACGCTGGTGGTGACGTTGAAGAAGGGACTGAACGACGACGAGGTGGGGGAGATCATCCGCTTCGCGCTGGAGCAGCCGTGCGTGCGCGGCGTGACCTTCCAGCCAGTGCAGGCGGCGGGACGCCTGGAGGATTTCGATCCGGCGACGGACCGGCTGACGCTGACCGAGGTGCGGCGCGCCATCTACGAGCAGTCCGGCGTGTTCCGCGCCGAGGACGTGGTCCCCGTTCCCTGCCACCCCGACTGCCTGGCCATGGCGTACGCCTTGAAGCTGGGCGGCCGGGTGCTGCCGCTGACGGGGATGATCGACCCGCAGATCCTGATCGAGGGCGGCAGCAACACCATCGTCTTCGAGCAGGACCCGGGGCTGCGGCAGGCGCTGTTCCGCGCGTTCAGCACCAACCACTCGCCCGAGAGTGGCGCGGCATCGCTCCGCGAGCTGCTCTGCTGCCTCCCCACCGTGCAGGTGCCGGACGGGTTCGGCTACGCCAACGTCTTCCGCGTGCTGGTGGTGCAGTTCATGGACGCGTACTCCATGGACATCCGCTCGGTGAAGAAGAGCTGCATCCACATCGTGCACCCGGACGGGCGGCTGATCCCCTTCGACACCTACAACCTGTTCTACCGCGACGGCCGCGAGCAGCACTGGAAGCCGCGCCTGGCCGACCCGTGGGCCGAGCGCGGCCGCCTGCCGCTGCTGCAGACGCACGGAGGCGTGGCGTGA
- a CDS encoding carboxypeptidase regulatory-like domain-containing protein: MSPSRAFPLAAALAALALAAIPAAAQTVTGTLLEPGGQPVEQVLVALVDNTGHQRAATLTDRAGAFTIRAPGAGRYSLRAERIGYTTVVSAAFDLRDGETRSERLVASGRAVALQAIRVSASGRRCTGRPERAAETATLWEEARKALNATAYGERERLYRYDVVRWTRDLDARTGAVTRDLRQVVGRVADHPFVSAPPAELSRHGFIRAAQGDSTFYWGPDAEVMLSDEFMNDHCFHVTSGPDSALVGLAFEPVRGRAVPDLAGVMWLDRRTAELRRVEYRYVGGPPESESPRVGGTVEYARLRNGPWIVSRWAIRMPLLQESDLQMSMRAAAISRNADTRLRVVAVRENGGEVTGTAGGDGRLLSGPVAAVQGVVWDSTHGAPLAGARVYFSGTQAETVAGADGRFRLEAPAEGTYTLAFTHAGLGPVAASAAPKTVTLKAGETVTADLAVPGWATVAAALCPDSTLHPNRGILLGTVRGAEGDTALVSATWTRTIVGGRETRSNTQFVATRPDPQGFYVLCGVPEGRPLQLGMRRRGVDLGGTEVRLQAGVPHWQDISADARAAEADLGEVKAVAAAAGVTVREADAPAAPRGLADFERRRHSGRGVYLAREEVERRHASRLVDLFRGLPGVQVVRDPAGERVVMTAARGGRWSDDMRAAPAGADTAAAALNQPRGDRTRVSSAAAAPADGAGCPVQLYVDGVFTPVEGGRIADEVQPGDVEAVEVYRAATEVPAEYRRQGSGCGVVLVWTRRYARTH; encoded by the coding sequence ATGTCCCCCTCACGCGCCTTTCCGCTCGCCGCCGCCCTGGCCGCACTCGCGCTCGCCGCCATTCCCGCCGCCGCGCAGACGGTCACCGGCACGCTGCTGGAGCCGGGCGGGCAGCCGGTGGAGCAGGTGCTGGTGGCGCTCGTCGACAACACCGGCCACCAGCGCGCCGCCACCCTCACCGACCGCGCCGGCGCCTTCACCATCCGGGCGCCCGGCGCCGGGCGCTACTCGCTGCGCGCCGAGCGCATCGGCTACACCACCGTGGTCTCCGCCGCCTTCGACCTGCGCGACGGGGAAACGCGCAGCGAGCGCCTGGTGGCCTCGGGGCGCGCCGTGGCCCTGCAGGCCATCCGCGTCTCCGCTTCCGGACGGCGGTGCACGGGGCGCCCCGAGCGCGCGGCGGAGACGGCCACGCTCTGGGAGGAGGCGCGCAAGGCGCTGAACGCCACCGCCTACGGCGAGCGCGAGCGGCTGTACCGCTACGACGTGGTGCGCTGGACGCGCGACCTGGACGCGCGCACCGGCGCCGTCACCCGCGACTTGCGGCAGGTGGTGGGGCGCGTGGCCGACCACCCGTTCGTCAGCGCTCCGCCGGCCGAGCTCAGCCGCCACGGCTTCATCCGCGCCGCCCAGGGCGACTCGACCTTCTACTGGGGCCCCGACGCCGAGGTGATGCTGAGCGACGAGTTCATGAACGACCACTGCTTCCACGTGACCTCGGGGCCCGACAGCGCGCTGGTGGGCCTCGCCTTCGAGCCCGTGCGCGGCCGTGCCGTGCCCGACCTGGCGGGGGTGATGTGGCTGGACCGGCGCACCGCCGAGCTGCGGCGCGTGGAGTACCGCTACGTGGGCGGCCCGCCCGAGAGCGAGTCGCCGCGCGTGGGCGGCACGGTGGAGTACGCGCGGCTCCGCAACGGGCCGTGGATCGTGAGCCGCTGGGCCATCCGCATGCCGCTGCTCCAGGAAAGCGACCTGCAGATGTCCATGCGCGCCGCCGCCATCTCGCGCAACGCCGACACCCGGCTGCGCGTGGTGGCCGTGCGCGAGAACGGCGGCGAGGTCACCGGCACCGCGGGCGGCGACGGGCGCCTGCTTTCCGGCCCCGTGGCCGCGGTGCAGGGCGTGGTGTGGGACAGCACCCACGGCGCCCCGCTGGCCGGCGCGCGCGTCTACTTCTCGGGCACGCAGGCCGAGACGGTGGCGGGCGCGGACGGCCGCTTCCGGCTGGAGGCGCCGGCCGAGGGCACGTACACCCTCGCCTTCACCCACGCCGGGCTGGGCCCCGTGGCCGCCTCGGCCGCGCCGAAGACGGTGACGCTGAAGGCGGGCGAGACCGTGACCGCCGACCTGGCCGTTCCCGGGTGGGCCACGGTGGCGGCGGCGCTCTGCCCCGACAGCACCCTGCACCCCAACCGCGGCATCCTGCTGGGCACGGTGCGCGGGGCGGAGGGCGACACGGCGCTGGTCTCGGCCACCTGGACGCGGACCATCGTGGGCGGGCGGGAAACGCGCAGCAACACGCAGTTCGTGGCCACGCGGCCGGACCCGCAGGGCTTCTACGTCCTCTGCGGCGTTCCCGAGGGGCGCCCGCTGCAGCTGGGGATGCGGCGCCGCGGCGTGGATTTGGGCGGCACCGAGGTGCGGCTGCAGGCCGGCGTCCCGCACTGGCAGGACATCTCCGCCGACGCGCGCGCCGCCGAGGCGGACCTGGGCGAGGTGAAGGCCGTGGCCGCGGCGGCGGGGGTCACCGTGCGCGAGGCCGACGCGCCCGCCGCGCCCCGCGGGCTGGCGGACTTCGAGCGGCGGCGGCACTCCGGGCGCGGCGTGTACCTGGCCCGCGAGGAGGTGGAGCGGCGGCACGCGTCGCGGCTGGTGGACCTCTTCCGCGGGCTTCCCGGCGTGCAGGTGGTGCGCGACCCCGCGGGCGAGCGGGTGGTGATGACGGCCGCGCGCGGCGGCCGCTGGAGCGACGACATGCGCGCCGCCCCCGCCGGCGCCGACACCGCCGCGGCCGCGCTGAACCAGCCGCGCGGCGACCGCACCCGCGTCTCCAGCGCCGCCGCCGCGCCCGCGGACGGCGCGGGGTGCCCGGTGCAGCTGTACGTGGACGGCGTGTTCACCCCCGTCGAGGGCGGCCGCATCGCCGACGAGGTGCAGCCGGGTGACGTGGAGGCGGTGGAGGTCTACCGCGCCGCCACCGAGGTTCCCGCCGAGTACCGGCGGCAGGGCTCCGGCTGCGGCGTGGTACTCGTCTGGACGCGGCGGTACGCGCGGACACACTGA
- a CDS encoding HAD family hydrolase, producing MSLRHDVVFLFDVDNTLLDNDRVTADLRRHLTGAFGGERAQWYWDTFEELRSELGYADYLGALQRFRVEHPRDPNLLAVSTYLVNYPFANRLYPGSLDVIEHCRRWGPVVILSDGDVVFQPRKVERSGLWDAVEGNVLIYIHKEEMLDDVEERYPARHYVMVDDKLRILDEMRKVWGGRLTTVFPRQGHYALDPDLCSRFAPADVTLERIGELAEYDLARLIGPDAERVE from the coding sequence ATGAGCCTGCGCCACGACGTGGTGTTCCTGTTCGACGTGGACAACACGCTGCTCGACAACGACCGCGTGACGGCCGACCTGAGGCGCCACCTGACCGGCGCCTTCGGCGGCGAGCGGGCGCAGTGGTACTGGGACACCTTCGAGGAGCTGCGGAGCGAGCTGGGGTACGCCGACTACCTGGGCGCGCTGCAGCGCTTCCGCGTGGAGCACCCGCGCGATCCCAACCTGCTCGCCGTCAGCACCTACCTGGTCAACTACCCGTTCGCCAACCGGCTGTATCCCGGCTCGCTGGACGTGATCGAGCACTGCCGCCGGTGGGGCCCCGTGGTCATCCTCTCCGACGGCGACGTGGTGTTCCAGCCGCGCAAGGTGGAGCGGAGCGGGCTGTGGGACGCGGTGGAGGGAAACGTCCTCATCTACATCCACAAGGAGGAGATGCTGGACGACGTGGAGGAGCGCTATCCCGCGCGGCATTACGTGATGGTGGACGACAAGCTCCGCATCCTGGACGAGATGCGGAAGGTGTGGGGCGGGCGCCTGACCACCGTCTTCCCGCGCCAGGGCCACTACGCGCTCGACCCCGACCTCTGCTCGCGCTTCGCCCCCGCCGACGTCACGCTGGAGCGCATCGGCGAGTTGGCGGAGTACGATCTGGCGCGGTTGATCGGGCCGGACGCGGAGCGGGTGGAGTAG
- a CDS encoding DUF4760 domain-containing protein codes for MNLPLLLNLVSTLALVCGLLFASLQFRDARRSQLRAARLELVRSFQSPEFVRALGLVISLPDGLSRRELYERLDGPQRDLLHLVLATWESIGVLLYRGDLSLELVSDFFGGVIPICWAKLSGLVADLREEHGEERVGEWFELAAMRLKERERVRPRLPAHRAEPAPARAELRP; via the coding sequence GTGAATCTCCCGCTCCTCCTGAACCTCGTCTCCACGCTCGCGCTGGTGTGTGGGCTGCTGTTCGCGTCGCTGCAGTTCCGCGATGCCCGGCGCTCGCAGCTGCGCGCGGCGCGGCTGGAGCTGGTGCGCTCGTTCCAGAGCCCCGAATTCGTCCGCGCGCTGGGCCTGGTGATCTCGCTCCCCGACGGGCTGTCGCGCCGCGAGCTGTACGAGCGGCTGGACGGCCCCCAGCGCGACCTGCTGCACCTGGTGCTGGCAACGTGGGAAAGCATCGGCGTGCTGCTGTACCGCGGCGACCTGAGCCTGGAGCTGGTTTCGGACTTCTTCGGGGGGGTGATCCCTATCTGCTGGGCCAAGCTCTCCGGTCTGGTGGCCGACCTGCGCGAGGAGCACGGCGAGGAGCGGGTGGGCGAGTGGTTCGAGCTGGCGGCGATGCGCCTGAAGGAGCGAGAGCGCGTCCGCCCGCGCCTCCCCGCGCACCGGGCCGAGCCGGCACCGGCGCGCGCCGAGCTGCGTCCGTGA